The genomic interval CTCGGGAAAAGTGGTCACACATGACTGGATCTACGACCTGATCACAGGCCAATTGATTCCGGCGCTCGAGAAACATCGCCCGGCCGACCAAATGCGTCCCTATCATTTGCTACCTGGAGACCAGCGCGTCATTGAGACCGCCTATATTGGCAACGAAGAACGAATCTTTATCAAGGATCTGGATGGCGGGAATTCCGAAGAGCTCACAACCGAGGGTGGCGGATTTCACTATGCGCTGTCGCTTAGTCATGATGCACGCCGGCTGGCATGCCATGTCACCGGAGGACTGCCAAGCTTCTACAATCCAGGATTCTACTCGATCAACGTCTTCGATCTGCAGTCGAAGAAACGAGTCCTCGTCGCGGGCCAGACGGAGCATCTCTACTTTGGGCCACAGTGGTCACCTGATGATCGCCAGTTGGCTTACCTGGATTGCCAGGCCGTGAAAGATCCAGCACACTTTCGTGCGGACCTGTGTGTCGGACAGGCTGACGGTTCCGGCAACCGCGTCATCACCCAGGGACAGCCACACTGGTTTGGAACACCGTTTGGATCGAACATGACGGAATGGGCCCCCGATGGCAAAACGGTGACGTTCACGCGGCTTCGATCCCATTCGACGCGCGACATGGCACAAGGGGGCGCTCAAATCTGCCTGCTGAATCCATCGACCGGAGACATCAAGGAATTAACCCCTGCGGAAGAGGGAACTTGGGACTATCGTGCCACGTGGCATCCTGATGGGCATCAGATCGCCTTCGCGCGAGTCCGCCAAAAGGGGCCTCGCACTCTCTGGATTATGGATGCGGATGGCTCCAATCCCAAACCTCTAACTGAGGGCTATCATCATAAAGGCGCCGACCATTTCCGCTGGCTGCGTGTCGACGACGCCGTTCGTTGATGCACAAGACCTCTGTCGATCGTATTCGTATCGGCGGCCTCGTCGGAGCGCCGTCCATAAACCTAATAGTCTGACTCAGACACCGAGATTCGCCTGGTGAAACTGCCGATTCGCGACCAGATTCTTTGGCCACTGCTGGGACTGCTGCTCGTTGCAGTGGCGGCAAACGCCTTGTTTTCGGCCTGGTGGATTTCCGCACGGAACCGTCAGGCTCTCGAAGCACGACAACGTCAGATTTTCGGCGTTCTGGACGACGCGAGTTTTCCACTCTCGACGAACGTGATGGCCAAACTGCGGCAACTCACCGGCGATGAGTTCCTGATCTGGGACACGGTTCAACGGCAAGTCATGGTGGGAACGCTGCAGTTGCCGGAAGCCACTGACCGCAACCTGATCGAGAGTTTGGATTCCGTTCCCGAAGGAGAACCTCAACGACGCACGATTTTGGACAAAACATACCTCGTCCGTGCAAGTCGCCTTCGAGGAGCCTCATTGACACGTCTGCTGATTCTCACACCGGACGATCGTGTGCGCGACGCCGCTCGCGAAGCCGCCTGGGTTCCACTGGCAATCGGGTTCGCGACAATCGTTCTTTCGATCCCAATGACGATCCTGCTTGCATCGAGTTGGGCCCGACGAATTCATTCGATCGAGCAACATGTCGTTTCGATCGCAGATGGAGAATTTGGGCTCCAGATGAAAGCGGGACCAATCGACGACGAGGTGTCTCGATTGGTCGCCAGCATCAATTCGATGAGCCGCCAGTTGAGCGCCATGCGAGAGCAACTCATTCAGGGCGAACGAACACGTCTCGTTGCACAATTGGCAGCAGGGTTCGCACACCAGCTTCGAAATGGATTGGCAGGGGCAAAACTAGCCATCCAACTACATGAAAGCCGCTGCTCACTGGCCGATGAAACGAGTCTGAAAGTGGCTCGAAATCAATTGGCGCTCGTCGAGGAAGAAGTCCGTGGCCTGCTCTCGTTGGGAAAAAGCGATATCCGCCCCCCGTCGCCCGTTGATTTAATCGACC from Schlesneria paludicola DSM 18645 carries:
- a CDS encoding TolB family protein, which encodes MQWNLRRWLPIVTLAICSTAIATSSAAEPDTARTPKYLIGYMGVGGNGTEVAHVLGFICPDGSGERYPDFGHPEQKSWVFGPLFADGRRIVLCSYEDVDRTKVRSGKVVTHDWIYDLITGQLIPALEKHRPADQMRPYHLLPGDQRVIETAYIGNEERIFIKDLDGGNSEELTTEGGGFHYALSLSHDARRLACHVTGGLPSFYNPGFYSINVFDLQSKKRVLVAGQTEHLYFGPQWSPDDRQLAYLDCQAVKDPAHFRADLCVGQADGSGNRVITQGQPHWFGTPFGSNMTEWAPDGKTVTFTRLRSHSTRDMAQGGAQICLLNPSTGDIKELTPAEEGTWDYRATWHPDGHQIAFARVRQKGPRTLWIMDADGSNPKPLTEGYHHKGADHFRWLRVDDAVR
- a CDS encoding ATP-binding protein; the encoded protein is MKLPIRDQILWPLLGLLLVAVAANALFSAWWISARNRQALEARQRQIFGVLDDASFPLSTNVMAKLRQLTGDEFLIWDTVQRQVMVGTLQLPEATDRNLIESLDSVPEGEPQRRTILDKTYLVRASRLRGASLTRLLILTPDDRVRDAAREAAWVPLAIGFATIVLSIPMTILLASSWARRIHSIEQHVVSIADGEFGLQMKAGPIDDEVSRLVASINSMSRQLSAMREQLIQGERTRLVAQLAAGFAHQLRNGLAGAKLAIQLHESRCSLADETSLKVARNQLALVEEEVRGLLSLGKSDIRPPSPVDLIDLLDVVHSLVSLTCDHQGVTLAMDSEDQAPPVMGHSEGLRAAILNLTLNAIDAAGPGGHVWLTLKTIGGQNMLWIEDDGAGPPPEIAASLFDSFVTSKPEGIGLGLTVATTVIQAHHGNLNWKRVGARTRFELILPIAAPVGESALT